The Micromonospora sp. NBC_00421 genome contains a region encoding:
- a CDS encoding type I polyketide synthase: MMSNEQKLRDYLRRVTADLHETSERLRDVEERAAEPIAIVGMGCRYPGGVDSPEALWDLVAAGTDAISGMPTDRGWDLDRLYDPDPDHPGTSYTRAGGFLYDAADFDPTFFNISPREAAEMDPQQRLFLETSWEALERAGIDPLSLKGSPTAVFTGVVYHDYPNSWGAGSIVSGRLSYTLGMEGPAVTVDTGCSSSLVALHWACQSLRSGESSLAVAGGVTVIGTPGAFVEFSQQRALSFDGRCKSFAAAADGTGWAEGAGSLVLERLSDARRNGHQVLAVIRGSAINQDGASNGLTAPNGPSQRRVIRAALANARLAGQEIDAVEAHGTGTRLGDPIEAQALFATYGRDRPADRPLWLGSLKSNIGHSQAAAGVGGVIKMVQAMRHGMLPRTLHVDEPSGEIDWSPGTVRLLTEPVEWPQTGRARRCAVSSFGISGTNAHVVLEEMPPADEEEQPATPAVLPWVLSGHTDRALRAQAERLLSHLDAAPADPAAVGRTLAGRARLGHRAVVLGGDPAQLRAALASVVDGQPSPTSVTGTADATGRVVFVFPGQGAQWVGMAAALLDSSPVFAAQMRHCATELRAYVDWDLLDVVRGVPGAPSLEWVDVVQPALWAMMVSLAATWRAYGVEPDAVVGHSQGEIAAACVAGGLSLADGARVVTLRSRAIGEKLAGRGGMVSVGLPADRAEERIARWAGDISLAVVNGTGSVVVSGTPEALRELVATLTEEGVRVKQVAVDYASHSAQVEALEHRLLEDLAPINPRTGTIRMLSTVTGDWVDTATLDARYWYDNLRNTVRFDPAIRSLAGQGWTGFVEVSPHPVLGMGMQETLESADRPTVVTGTLRRDDGGLDRLLTSLAELHVRGVEVDWSAALPGTRRADLPTYAFQHQRYWIEPAAAAPGGGGTDAGFWDAVERADVDLLADGLGVDTALVGEVLPGLTSWRSRQRDVATVDGWRYRVVWRPTELPTGGQLTGVWWVVAPAALDGDDRLRTVVDGLAARGAEVVTVTGTDHAGREAPAGVLSLLALDDDPDPLGVGLSAGIAATVSLVQALAAADFTGRLWCVTAGGVGVDRFEPVADPAQGALWGLGTVLSLDYPGWWGGLVDLPAEWTPETVDRLADVLTGGGEDQVALRPAGPLARRMVRHPVTGAPERRWRPAGTVLVTGGTGGVGGHVTEWLVAQGAQRVVLASRRGPAAPGAAELVARLPGVEVVACDVADREAVAALLADLGDGLTAVFHAAGVLHPEVPLGQTGVDDFAEVCRAKVLGAVHLDELTADRSLDAFVVFSSGAAVWGSAGQAGYATANAYLDALAHRRRSRGAVATSVAWGSWGGGGGMAGGEVGVHLDRLGVGVMDPRLAVDALGQALDHDESHLVVADVDWTRFTPIYTLSRPRPLLAELPDAAPETAEATDPASSSALVDRLGTLSAAEQRDLLLETVRTNVAAVLGYGDTEEVEPQRAFKELGMDSVTAVELRNRLSAATGVRLSATLVFDHPNPTALADQLRAELGYTGDTAGGLLAELDRLEVTVAGLTPEEIERHRVTVRLQSLLAKLNETLSTTAGTTLVDRLETASADDVFDLIDKELGMT, from the coding sequence CTGATGTCCAACGAACAGAAGCTTCGTGACTACCTGCGCCGGGTCACCGCCGACCTGCACGAGACCAGCGAGCGGCTCCGCGACGTCGAGGAGCGCGCCGCCGAGCCGATCGCCATCGTCGGCATGGGCTGCCGTTACCCCGGCGGGGTGGACTCGCCCGAGGCCCTGTGGGACCTCGTGGCGGCCGGCACCGACGCGATCTCCGGCATGCCCACCGACCGGGGCTGGGACCTCGACCGGCTCTACGACCCGGATCCGGACCACCCCGGCACCAGCTACACCCGCGCCGGCGGCTTCCTCTACGACGCCGCCGACTTCGACCCGACGTTCTTCAACATCTCGCCCCGCGAGGCCGCCGAGATGGACCCGCAGCAGCGGCTGTTCCTGGAGACGTCCTGGGAGGCGCTGGAGCGGGCCGGCATCGACCCGCTGTCGCTCAAGGGCAGCCCCACCGCAGTGTTCACCGGCGTCGTCTACCACGACTACCCGAACAGTTGGGGTGCCGGCAGCATCGTCTCCGGCCGGCTGTCGTACACCCTCGGAATGGAGGGTCCGGCGGTCACCGTCGACACCGGCTGCTCGTCGTCGCTCGTCGCCCTGCACTGGGCCTGCCAGTCGCTGCGCTCCGGGGAGTCGTCGCTCGCCGTCGCCGGTGGGGTGACAGTGATCGGCACCCCCGGCGCGTTCGTCGAGTTCTCCCAGCAGCGGGCACTCTCCTTCGACGGCCGGTGCAAGTCGTTCGCCGCCGCCGCCGACGGCACCGGCTGGGCCGAAGGCGCCGGCTCGCTGGTGCTGGAACGGCTCTCCGACGCCCGCCGCAACGGGCATCAGGTGCTCGCCGTCATCCGTGGCTCCGCGATCAACCAGGACGGCGCGTCCAACGGCCTCACCGCCCCCAACGGCCCGTCCCAGCGCCGGGTCATCCGGGCGGCGCTGGCCAACGCCCGGCTCGCCGGCCAGGAGATCGACGCGGTCGAGGCGCACGGCACCGGTACCCGGCTCGGCGACCCGATCGAGGCGCAGGCGCTGTTCGCCACGTACGGGCGGGATCGCCCCGCCGACCGGCCGCTCTGGCTCGGCTCGCTGAAGTCCAACATCGGCCACTCCCAGGCCGCCGCCGGTGTCGGCGGGGTGATCAAGATGGTGCAGGCGATGCGGCACGGGATGCTGCCCCGTACCCTGCACGTCGACGAACCCAGCGGCGAGATCGACTGGTCGCCCGGCACGGTGCGGCTGCTCACCGAGCCGGTGGAATGGCCGCAGACCGGCCGGGCCCGCCGCTGCGCGGTCTCCTCGTTCGGCATCAGCGGCACCAACGCGCACGTGGTGCTGGAGGAGATGCCGCCGGCCGACGAGGAGGAGCAGCCGGCCACCCCGGCGGTGCTGCCGTGGGTGCTCTCCGGGCACACCGACCGGGCACTGCGGGCCCAGGCCGAGCGGCTGCTGTCCCACCTGGACGCCGCGCCGGCCGACCCCGCCGCGGTCGGCCGTACGCTCGCCGGCCGGGCCCGGCTCGGCCACCGGGCGGTGGTGCTCGGCGGTGACCCGGCGCAGTTGCGGGCCGCGCTCGCCTCGGTCGTCGACGGCCAGCCGTCCCCGACCTCGGTCACCGGCACGGCGGACGCTACCGGCCGGGTCGTCTTCGTCTTCCCCGGTCAGGGTGCCCAGTGGGTCGGCATGGCCGCCGCCCTGCTGGACTCCTCGCCGGTGTTCGCCGCGCAGATGCGTCACTGCGCCACCGAACTGCGCGCCTACGTCGACTGGGACCTGCTCGACGTGGTACGCGGCGTGCCCGGGGCACCCTCGCTGGAGTGGGTGGACGTGGTCCAGCCCGCGCTCTGGGCGATGATGGTCTCCCTCGCCGCCACCTGGCGGGCGTACGGCGTCGAACCCGACGCCGTGGTCGGTCACTCGCAGGGTGAGATCGCCGCCGCCTGCGTGGCCGGAGGACTGTCCCTCGCCGACGGGGCGCGGGTGGTCACCCTGCGCAGCCGGGCCATCGGCGAGAAGCTGGCCGGTCGGGGCGGCATGGTCTCCGTCGGGCTGCCCGCCGACCGGGCGGAGGAACGGATCGCCCGGTGGGCGGGCGACATCTCCCTCGCCGTGGTCAACGGCACCGGCTCGGTGGTGGTCTCCGGCACCCCGGAGGCGCTGCGCGAACTCGTCGCCACGCTCACCGAGGAGGGGGTCCGGGTCAAGCAGGTGGCGGTCGACTACGCCTCGCACTCCGCGCAGGTGGAGGCGCTGGAGCACCGGCTGCTCGAGGACCTGGCCCCGATCAACCCGCGTACCGGGACGATCCGGATGCTCTCCACGGTCACCGGCGACTGGGTGGACACCGCCACCCTGGACGCCCGCTACTGGTACGACAACCTCCGCAACACGGTCCGGTTCGACCCGGCGATCCGCTCTCTCGCCGGGCAGGGCTGGACCGGGTTCGTGGAGGTCAGCCCGCACCCGGTGCTCGGCATGGGCATGCAGGAGACGCTGGAGTCGGCGGACCGCCCCACGGTGGTCACCGGCACCCTGCGCCGTGACGACGGCGGCCTGGACCGGCTGCTGACCTCCCTGGCCGAGCTGCACGTCCGGGGCGTCGAGGTGGACTGGTCCGCCGCCCTGCCCGGCACCCGCCGGGCGGACCTGCCCACCTACGCCTTCCAGCACCAGCGCTACTGGATCGAGCCGGCCGCCGCCGCCCCGGGCGGCGGCGGCACCGACGCCGGGTTCTGGGACGCCGTGGAACGCGCCGACGTCGACCTGCTCGCCGACGGCCTCGGCGTCGACACCGCACTGGTGGGCGAGGTGCTGCCCGGCCTGACGTCGTGGCGGTCCCGGCAACGGGACGTGGCCACCGTGGACGGTTGGCGGTACCGGGTGGTGTGGCGGCCTACCGAGCTGCCCACCGGCGGGCAGCTCACCGGCGTGTGGTGGGTGGTCGCCCCGGCGGCACTGGACGGCGACGACCGGCTGCGTACCGTCGTCGACGGACTGGCTGCCCGGGGCGCCGAGGTGGTCACCGTCACCGGCACCGACCACGCCGGCCGGGAGGCCCCCGCCGGGGTGCTCTCCCTGCTCGCCCTGGACGACGACCCCGACCCGCTCGGCGTCGGCCTGTCCGCCGGGATCGCCGCCACCGTGTCGCTGGTGCAGGCCCTGGCTGCGGCCGACTTCACCGGTCGGCTCTGGTGCGTCACCGCCGGAGGGGTCGGGGTGGACCGGTTCGAGCCGGTCGCGGACCCCGCCCAGGGTGCGCTGTGGGGGCTGGGCACCGTGCTCTCCCTCGACTACCCCGGCTGGTGGGGTGGCCTGGTCGACCTGCCCGCCGAGTGGACGCCGGAGACCGTCGACCGGTTGGCCGACGTGCTGACCGGCGGCGGCGAGGACCAGGTGGCGCTGCGACCGGCCGGCCCGCTGGCCCGCCGGATGGTCCGGCACCCGGTGACCGGGGCGCCCGAGCGGCGCTGGCGGCCCGCCGGCACCGTGCTGGTCACCGGCGGCACCGGCGGGGTCGGCGGACACGTGACCGAATGGCTGGTCGCGCAGGGCGCGCAGCGGGTGGTGTTGGCCAGCCGGCGTGGTCCGGCGGCTCCCGGTGCGGCCGAGCTGGTGGCCCGGCTTCCGGGGGTCGAGGTGGTGGCGTGTGACGTGGCGGATCGGGAGGCGGTCGCTGCGCTCCTGGCCGACCTCGGTGACGGGCTGACCGCCGTGTTCCACGCCGCCGGGGTGCTGCACCCCGAGGTGCCGTTGGGCCAGACCGGCGTCGACGACTTCGCCGAGGTGTGCCGGGCGAAGGTGCTCGGTGCGGTGCATCTGGACGAGTTGACGGCGGACCGGTCGTTGGACGCGTTCGTGGTGTTCTCGTCCGGGGCGGCGGTGTGGGGCAGTGCCGGGCAGGCGGGGTACGCGACGGCGAACGCGTACCTGGACGCGTTGGCGCACCGGCGGCGTAGCCGGGGCGCGGTCGCCACCTCGGTCGCCTGGGGCAGCTGGGGCGGCGGCGGTGGGATGGCAGGCGGTGAGGTCGGCGTGCACCTCGACCGGCTCGGCGTCGGCGTGATGGACCCCCGCCTCGCCGTCGACGCGCTCGGGCAGGCCCTCGACCACGACGAGAGTCACCTCGTCGTGGCCGACGTCGACTGGACCCGGTTCACCCCGATCTACACCCTGTCCCGGCCCCGGCCGCTGCTTGCCGAGCTGCCCGACGCCGCACCCGAGACCGCCGAGGCCACCGACCCGGCGTCGTCTTCGGCGCTTGTCGACCGGCTGGGCACGCTGTCCGCGGCCGAGCAGCGCGACCTGCTGCTGGAGACGGTCCGCACCAACGTGGCCGCCGTCCTCGGCTACGGCGACACCGAAGAGGTCGAGCCGCAGCGGGCGTTCAAGGAACTCGGGATGGACTCGGTGACCGCCGTGGAGCTGCGCAACCGGCTCAGCGCCGCCACCGGCGTACGGCTCTCCGCAACCCTGGTCTTCGACCACCCCAACCCGACCGCCCTGGCCGACCAGCTCCGCGCCGAGCTCGGCTACACCGGTGACACCGCCGGTGGCCTGCTCGCCGAGCTGGACCGGCTGGAGGTGACAGTGGCCGGACTGACGCCGGAGGAGATCGAACGCCACAGGGTCACCGTCCGGCTCCAGTCACTGCTGGCGAAGCTCAACGAGACCCTCAGCACCACCGCGGGCACCACCCTGGTCGACCGGCTGGAAACGGCGTCCGCCGACGACGTGTTCGACCTGATCGACAAGGAACTCGGGATGACCTGA